A stretch of the Rhodothermus profundi genome encodes the following:
- a CDS encoding fibronectin type III domain-containing protein, translating to MHLRFLCLGYLLLSLWGIGALPLQAQQPDTLAADSLRVPSLAVQAWSDGARVVLRWAPTSYLAWDHGNAVGYHVERVRINPQQPPSEPLAYERLTSQPLRPWSLELWRQRIPNPEARPQAAIAAQMLYGAPAPIQARNPFEAAQLRAAEQENRFSFALFAADLDSLAAEGLGLRYEDAAVEPGATYIYRVFAAAPHSSLRLDTAYVVVTVAPTPPATLDVSVEVEPGDGQLRLCWDPRLAAYAFTAYVVERSEDGQQYQLMTETPLVQIETNATLAENRMLCFTDSTTVNYRRYYYRIYGIDAFARRSRPVEVTGMSRDLTPPPPPVLETAEHVRESTVRLRWRLDNPSPDLAGFFIGISNSPDGPFEIGEELPPSTREATDSRAISGINNYYIVLAVDTAGNLSSSMPQYVHLIDSIPPAPPTGLVAHVDTTGILTLRWQSNQESDLLGYRVYRANQLDHTFTLATGFPLTDTVFVDTLNLNTLTEAIYYRVVALDRNYNPSDPSEPVRVILPDRVPPVSPLFTRVTPTDSSIILHWIPSSSSDVVRVHLYRKRPREIFWTEIAVLDPAVQQYEDTSVKPERRYYYTLRAEDDAGNLSAPSPPVQARPYVSARRASVTNLRARYDARNRRVVLTWTYQDSTPHWFVIYRGFNEQPLRRYRSAGRALRFEDLDLIGPGTYRYAVQVYFENGAVSPISKEVTVVVSEEE from the coding sequence ATGCATTTACGGTTTCTCTGCCTCGGGTACTTGCTGCTGAGCCTCTGGGGAATCGGCGCATTACCACTGCAGGCTCAGCAACCTGACACGCTGGCAGCCGACTCGCTCCGCGTTCCCTCGCTGGCCGTGCAGGCCTGGTCTGATGGAGCGCGCGTGGTACTTCGGTGGGCCCCCACCTCCTACCTGGCCTGGGACCACGGCAACGCGGTCGGCTACCACGTGGAGCGCGTCCGCATCAACCCGCAGCAACCACCTTCTGAACCACTCGCTTATGAGCGACTCACTTCTCAGCCCCTCCGCCCCTGGTCCCTGGAACTCTGGCGCCAGCGCATCCCGAACCCCGAAGCCCGTCCCCAGGCAGCCATCGCTGCTCAGATGCTCTATGGGGCTCCTGCTCCTATCCAGGCGCGCAATCCCTTCGAGGCAGCGCAATTGCGGGCTGCCGAACAGGAAAACCGTTTCAGCTTTGCGTTGTTTGCTGCCGACCTTGACTCGCTGGCAGCCGAGGGCCTGGGCCTACGTTACGAAGATGCCGCGGTCGAACCAGGCGCCACGTACATCTATCGCGTTTTTGCAGCGGCTCCCCATTCCTCACTGCGCCTGGATACGGCCTATGTGGTGGTAACGGTAGCCCCCACCCCACCGGCCACGCTTGACGTTTCGGTCGAAGTGGAACCCGGTGATGGTCAACTGCGCCTCTGCTGGGACCCACGACTGGCCGCCTATGCCTTTACCGCGTACGTAGTCGAACGCTCAGAGGATGGACAGCAGTATCAGTTGATGACCGAAACGCCGCTGGTGCAGATCGAAACAAATGCAACGCTCGCTGAAAACCGCATGCTCTGTTTTACCGATTCCACCACGGTCAATTACCGCCGCTACTACTACCGCATCTATGGTATCGACGCCTTCGCGCGCCGCTCGCGCCCGGTCGAAGTAACGGGCATGTCACGCGACCTGACCCCTCCTCCTCCTCCGGTCCTCGAAACCGCCGAGCACGTCCGGGAAAGCACCGTCCGCCTGCGCTGGCGCCTCGACAATCCTTCGCCCGATCTGGCCGGATTCTTTATTGGTATTTCCAATAGTCCGGACGGTCCCTTTGAGATCGGCGAGGAACTTCCGCCTTCCACCCGGGAAGCCACCGACAGCCGCGCAATCTCCGGTATTAACAACTACTACATCGTGCTGGCTGTTGACACAGCCGGCAACCTGTCCTCTTCCATGCCCCAGTACGTTCATCTGATCGATTCCATCCCTCCCGCCCCTCCTACAGGGCTGGTGGCCCATGTAGATACCACAGGTATTCTAACGCTCCGCTGGCAATCCAACCAGGAGTCCGACCTGCTGGGCTACCGCGTCTATCGGGCCAACCAGCTCGACCATACCTTTACGTTGGCGACCGGCTTCCCCCTGACCGATACGGTCTTTGTCGATACGCTCAATCTGAATACCCTGACCGAGGCCATCTACTACCGCGTAGTGGCGCTCGACCGCAACTACAACCCGTCGGATCCCTCCGAACCCGTTCGGGTAATCCTGCCCGATCGCGTCCCGCCCGTCTCTCCGCTTTTTACCCGCGTGACACCTACCGACTCCAGCATCATCCTGCACTGGATTCCCAGCAGCAGTTCAGATGTTGTGCGGGTGCACCTCTACCGGAAACGCCCCCGGGAGATTTTCTGGACGGAGATTGCTGTGCTGGACCCTGCGGTCCAGCAATATGAAGACACCAGCGTCAAGCCAGAACGCCGCTATTACTACACCCTGCGGGCTGAAGATGACGCAGGTAACCTATCTGCCCCCTCTCCACCAGTGCAGGCGCGCCCCTACGTCAGCGCGCGTCGCGCTTCGGTCACCAACCTGCGCGCCCGCTATGATGCCCGCAACCGGCGCGTCGTATTGACCTGGACATACCAGGACAGTACGCCCCACTGGTTCGTCATCTACCGCGGGTTCAACGAGCAGCCGCTGCGCCGTTACCGATCGGCGGGCCGCGCGTTACGATTTGAAGACCTGGATCTGATTGGTCCCGGCACCTACCGGTACGCCGTTCAGGTGTACTTTGAAAACGGAGCGGTTTCCCCTA